A single region of the Terriglobia bacterium genome encodes:
- a CDS encoding GreA/GreB family elongation factor: MREVQQRLAEQLKALERELRVELPREIKTAVAMGDLSENAEYKAALERQQYVKARITALRERLSELGTMKLDRVPKDRVGLGSTIVLLDLDRDAEVTYELVIPEVSDSEAGLISIASPIAQGLLGRKEGDQVTIPVPSGRKRFEIVELKTLHDKKESEPAPGSADPA; the protein is encoded by the coding sequence ATGCGGGAGGTCCAGCAGCGCCTGGCGGAGCAGCTGAAAGCCCTCGAGCGCGAGCTCAGGGTCGAGCTGCCTCGCGAGATCAAGACGGCGGTAGCCATGGGCGACCTCAGCGAGAACGCCGAGTACAAGGCGGCGCTGGAGCGGCAGCAGTACGTGAAGGCCAGGATCACCGCCCTTCGCGAGAGGCTGTCCGAGCTGGGCACCATGAAGCTCGACCGGGTGCCCAAGGATCGCGTGGGGCTCGGGTCCACGATCGTCCTGCTCGACCTCGATCGCGACGCCGAGGTCACCTACGAGCTGGTCATCCCGGAGGTCTCCGATTCGGAGGCGGGGCTGATCTCGATCGCGTCGCCGATCGCCCAGGGGCTGCTCGGCCGCAAGGAGGGGGACCAGGTGACCATTCCCGTCCCCTCCGGCCGCAAGCGGTTCGAGATCGTCGAGCTGAAGACCCTTCACGACAAGAAGGAGTCCGAGCCCGCTCCCGGCTCCGCCGATCCCGCCTGA
- a CDS encoding heme exporter protein CcmB has translation MSAAPGRAGPGFLRGAWVVAAKDLRIEWRTLETLSAMVLFSLIVLVVFNFAFDLTTVRQVGAARLVPGVLWVTFAFSGIVGFARSFAIERHRDSLSALVLAPVDRSVLFAGKTLANLATVAALEAVVLPLSAVFFDYDLLSLLGPLVLVVLLHTLGLCELGTLFAAIAARVGRGEALLATLLFPVASPLFIAAVKCTAAVLDGKPLASVSHWMLVTAGFDVLYFLVAILTFEFILED, from the coding sequence GTGAGTGCCGCTCCGGGGCGCGCCGGGCCCGGTTTCCTGCGCGGAGCCTGGGTCGTCGCCGCCAAGGATCTCAGGATCGAGTGGCGGACCCTCGAAACGCTGTCGGCGATGGTGCTGTTCTCGCTGATCGTCCTAGTGGTGTTCAACTTCGCGTTCGACCTGACGACGGTGCGGCAGGTCGGCGCCGCTCGGCTCGTGCCCGGAGTCCTGTGGGTGACCTTCGCCTTCTCCGGGATCGTGGGGTTCGCGCGCTCGTTCGCGATCGAGCGCCACCGCGACTCCCTCTCCGCGCTGGTCCTCGCTCCCGTCGACCGCTCGGTGCTCTTCGCCGGCAAGACGCTGGCGAACCTGGCCACGGTGGCCGCGCTCGAGGCCGTCGTCCTGCCGCTGTCGGCGGTGTTCTTCGACTACGACCTTCTCTCCCTCCTCGGGCCGCTGGTCCTCGTGGTGCTGCTCCACACGCTCGGGCTGTGCGAGCTCGGCACCCTCTTCGCCGCCATCGCCGCCCGGGTCGGGCGCGGAGAGGCGCTCCTGGCGACCCTGTTGTTCCCGGTCGCCTCGCCGCTGTTCATCGCGGCGGTCAAGTGCACGGCGGCGGTCCTGGACGGGAAGCCCCTGGCGTCGGTCTCCCACTGGATGCTGGTGACCGCGGGGTTCGACGTGCTCTACTTCCTGGTCGCGATCCTGACCTTCGAGTTCATCCTCGAGGACTGA
- a CDS encoding decaprenyl-phosphate phosphoribosyltransferase, translating to MRPRHWIKNVFVLAALVFAQKLGDPVSVLRALGAFACFCALSSAAYVINDVADREADRLHPAKRRRPVASGALSVEAAAALALGLAVGGLGGAAALGVPFGAVALTYLFMNLVYSLVLKGVVILDVMLVAAGFLLRAWAGAVVLRVDMSHWLALCTGLLALFLGFVKRRQEIETLQGATEQRPILREYSLPFLDQMISVVTASTVLAYSLYAFSPEVAGRLGTRHLGLTIPFVLFGIFRYLYLVHQRGEGDNPTLLVVSDRPLLINLLLWGAAVIVAVYAWR from the coding sequence ATGCGGCCGAGGCATTGGATCAAGAACGTCTTCGTCCTCGCGGCGCTGGTGTTCGCCCAGAAGCTCGGCGACCCCGTTTCCGTGCTGCGGGCGCTCGGGGCGTTCGCCTGCTTCTGCGCGCTCTCGTCCGCCGCCTACGTGATCAACGACGTCGCCGACCGCGAGGCCGACCGGCTCCACCCGGCGAAGCGGCGGCGTCCGGTGGCCTCGGGGGCGCTCTCCGTGGAGGCGGCGGCGGCCCTGGCCCTCGGTCTCGCCGTCGGGGGGCTCGGCGGCGCGGCTGCCCTCGGCGTGCCGTTCGGCGCCGTGGCGCTGACGTACCTCTTCATGAATCTCGTGTACTCGCTCGTGCTCAAGGGCGTCGTGATCCTGGACGTGATGCTGGTCGCCGCGGGATTCCTGCTCCGAGCGTGGGCCGGCGCGGTGGTGCTGCGCGTCGACATGTCGCACTGGCTCGCGCTCTGCACCGGACTGCTCGCGCTGTTCCTGGGGTTCGTCAAGCGGCGGCAGGAGATCGAGACGCTGCAGGGAGCGACGGAGCAGCGGCCCATCCTGCGCGAGTACTCGCTGCCGTTCCTCGATCAGATGATCTCCGTCGTCACGGCCTCCACGGTCCTGGCGTACTCGCTCTACGCGTTCTCCCCGGAGGTGGCCGGCCGGCTCGGGACCCGCCACCTCGGGCTCACGATCCCGTTCGTCCTGTTCGGGATCTTCCGCTACCTCTACCTCGTGCACCAGCGCGGAGAAGGAGACAATCCGACCCTCCTCGTGGTCTCGGATCGCCCCCTCCTGATCAATCTGCTC
- a CDS encoding ABC transporter ATP-binding protein yields the protein MGDPPILEARRLTKRFGALTALDGLDFDLARGESLAVFGPNGAGKTTLTRILTSSLRMTSGSILIDGRDPRAHEIETKRILGLISHQTFLYDDLSARENLIFFARLYGLDAPGERADALLDSVRLLDRADDPARTFSRGMQQRLALARCLIHDPRIVFLDEPFTGLDPYAAALLRATLERLRHEGRTLFLVTHNLAEGLELSDRFMILAGGRIRAQGVSRGLDRLAFERSYFEHVGGPPPGGARA from the coding sequence GTGGGAGATCCCCCGATCCTCGAGGCCCGCCGGCTCACCAAGCGGTTCGGGGCCCTGACGGCTCTCGACGGCCTGGACTTCGACCTCGCCCGCGGGGAGTCGCTGGCGGTCTTCGGGCCGAACGGAGCCGGGAAGACCACCCTCACCCGGATTCTCACCTCGAGTCTCAGGATGACCTCCGGCTCCATCCTCATCGACGGCCGCGATCCGCGCGCCCACGAGATCGAGACCAAGCGGATCCTCGGCCTGATCTCGCATCAGACCTTCCTCTACGACGACCTGAGCGCCAGGGAGAACCTGATCTTCTTCGCGCGGCTCTACGGACTCGACGCCCCCGGTGAGCGCGCGGACGCGCTGCTCGACTCGGTCAGGCTCCTGGACCGGGCCGACGACCCGGCCCGGACGTTCTCCCGTGGGATGCAGCAGAGGCTGGCGCTGGCCCGCTGCCTGATCCACGACCCCCGCATCGTGTTCCTCGACGAGCCGTTCACCGGGCTCGACCCCTACGCCGCCGCCCTGCTCCGCGCGACGCTCGAGCGGCTCCGGCACGAGGGGCGGACGCTCTTCCTCGTCACGCACAACCTGGCGGAGGGGCTCGAGCTCTCGGACCGCTTCATGATCCTCGCGGGCGGGCGGATCCGCGCCCAGGGCGTTTCCCGCGGACTGGACCGGCTGGCGTTCGAGCGCTCGTACTTCGAGCACGTCGGAGGCCCGCCGCCCGGCGGGGCGAGAGCGTGA
- a CDS encoding cytochrome c maturation protein CcmE: MDKGKKLKLVLIGAGIVACMGFLLVVTLSGGSGLVYYYTVSEFQELSGAKDGGIRINGKVEAGSILRRTTGMDVRFNVTDGRAVLPVEYHGVVPATFVEGADVVVEGGLRQDGVFEAKNLLAKCPSKYEAAAKRGEKNPHADARADGI; this comes from the coding sequence ATGGACAAAGGCAAGAAGCTGAAGCTTGTGCTCATCGGGGCCGGGATCGTCGCCTGCATGGGCTTCCTTCTCGTGGTGACGCTGAGCGGCGGAAGCGGCCTCGTCTACTATTACACGGTGAGCGAGTTCCAGGAACTGAGTGGAGCCAAGGACGGCGGGATCCGGATCAACGGGAAGGTCGAGGCCGGCTCGATCCTGCGGAGGACGACCGGCATGGACGTCCGGTTCAACGTGACGGACGGCCGCGCCGTGCTCCCGGTCGAGTACCACGGCGTGGTTCCCGCCACGTTCGTGGAGGGGGCGGACGTCGTCGTCGAGGGAGGCCTGAGGCAGGACGGTGTGTTCGAGGCGAAGAACCTCCTCGCGAAGTGCCCCTCGAAGTACGAGGCCGCCGCGAAGCGCGGCGAGAAGAACCCCCACGCCGACGCCAGGGCCGACGGGATCTAG